The Poseidonibacter antarcticus genome contains the following window.
TTATTACTTCTTCGTAAAAGAGCTTGGACTCTTGCAATAACTTCATCAAGTTCAAAAGGTTTACATAAATAATCATCCGCACCTGTATCAAGTCCAAGAATTCGTTGATCTAATTTATCTCTTGCAGATATAACTAGAATTGGCAGATTTTGTTGAGATTTTCTTAACTTCTTTATAATCTCAATACCATCAATTCCAGGTAGTCCTAAATCTAATATAAGTAAATCATATGTTGATGTTTCTAAAGTATAAAGACCTTCTTCTCCGTCATAAAAAACATCAGCAATAAATCCTGAATTTTTTAGTTTTTTATGTATACCATCTGCTAAAGTTTCATTATCTTCTAAAATCAATATTTTCATAATATAATTCTATCATAATTAATAAGACATAAAAATTGGTAAAGTTGATTTTTCAAGTAAATATCTAGTAGCTCCACCAAACATAAGTTCTTTAAGTCCCTTATGTCCATAAGCCCCAGCTACTATTAAATCAAAGTTTCCATCTAAAGCTGTATCTAATAAAGCCTGACCTGGAATCCTTGTAGTTTTAACAATATCATAACTTGCATCAATACCATGCAATTTTAAATAATTAATTAGACTTGTCATAATTTCATGATCTTCTACATATTCAGGAGAAGATACAATATGAACTCTTTGTGCTTTCTTTAAAAGTTCAATAGATGAAGTAATAGCACGTGAAGCCTCAGTTGAATTATTCCAACCAATAATAATTGAGTCCAGCGAAAATTTTCTCATTATTCTTGGAAACATCAATACTGATTTTCCACTTTTAAGTACGGCATTTTCAAATGTGGCTGTTGTAACACCAGCAGGAGGAGCTGCTGCTATAACTAAATCACAAAACTTTGATTCCTGCTCAATAAGAGTACTTCGTAGACCTTCTCTTATTTTAAGATATGCAAATGCTTTTTCTTTTAAAGCTCCGCTTGATATATTAATATCAACTTCCAAAGCAACTTTTTCGAAAAGTGCCTGAAGTTCATTATTATCTTCTTCATACTTACTATCTACTACTTCATCAATTTTGTTTAAAATATCTCTAGGGATAGACATTGTCTTATACATACTAATATTTGATTTTAAACCACACTGTAATATTTCTAAGTTTGTTTCAAAAGTTTTTGCTATTAATAGTGCCGCATATAATCTTTCTTCTAATTCATCTCCCCCACCAATAGGGAAAAATATTTTCTTATAATTCATTGTTTATCCTTCTAAAGATTTTATAAATTATAGAGAATAAGTCTGTCACGAAACTTGCAAAAATGAAAAAATTGTATTGATGTTATAATTTTGTTAAA
Protein-coding sequences here:
- a CDS encoding response regulator transcription factor — its product is MKILILEDNETLADGIHKKLKNSGFIADVFYDGEEGLYTLETSTYDLLILDLGLPGIDGIEIIKKLRKSQQNLPILVISARDKLDQRILGLDTGADDYLCKPFELDEVIARVQALLRRSNNQISNIIKYNDLKFDSQTRILMKNNENIDLSKRELTIFEYLVQNLNAIVSKENIVEHITTVDDEFNPTAVETYISRLRKKLGSSINLKTVRGLGYMMS
- a CDS encoding universal stress protein, with translation MNYKKIFFPIGGGDELEERLYAALLIAKTFETNLEILQCGLKSNISMYKTMSIPRDILNKIDEVVDSKYEEDNNELQALFEKVALEVDINISSGALKEKAFAYLKIREGLRSTLIEQESKFCDLVIAAAPPAGVTTATFENAVLKSGKSVLMFPRIMRKFSLDSIIIGWNNSTEASRAITSSIELLKKAQRVHIVSSPEYVEDHEIMTSLINYLKLHGIDASYDIVKTTRIPGQALLDTALDGNFDLIVAGAYGHKGLKELMFGGATRYLLEKSTLPIFMSY